TACTGCTGATAATTTGGCGAGCGAATTTAAGTAGGTGGATACGATAGCAGAGGTATATTCAGGGACGCACGTGCGGCGCGCCCCGCTGGACCACCGATGTCGAACCCAGAATCCCCCGAACCCGGTGACTTCGTCTCGGACCCGCTCGGCCACATCCAGTCGTGGCTCTCGCGGACCGCAACAGTGCTTTCCGGGTCGGCGGTTCCCACGGCGAACTACGACCCCAGCCGCCACGGGGCGCTGGTCGAGTTCGATGGCTTAGACGGCTATAACGAGGTCGAACGCTACTGGCTGAACGCGCCGTTTGCATTCGCCTCTATCAATCACGACCCGGACCGAGACGAGCACCTGTATCAGGTCGTCGAGCCGTCGCTGACCGATTTTGAGCGAGAACTGCTCGACCGCCTGTTTGAAGACATCCGCATCCCGCTCATCTACCGCGACGACGTCGACACTGATCCCGAGCGCGTCCTCAAAGAAGAACTCGAAGCCAGACTAGAGGAGTACGGCGTTGTCATCGAGCCCGAGACGTTCTACCGCCTGTTTTACTACCTACACCGCTCGTTTCAGGGCTACGGCCACATCGACCCGCTGATGCACGACCCGGACATCGAGGACATCTCCTGTGACGGGGCGAACCTCCCCATCTTCGTCTACCACGACGGCTACACGGACATCGAGACGAGCATCGTCTACGACGCCGACGAACTGAACGACTTCGTCATCCAGTTGGCCCAGCGCTCGGGCCGACACGTCTCTGTCTCTGACCCCGTCGTCTCCACGACGCTCCCGGACGGCTCCCGTATCGAACTGGCGCTTGGCGAGGAAGTCACGCCGCGTGGCTCCGCGTTCACCATCCGGAAATACGCTGACGAGCCCTTCACGCCAATCGAACTGCTGGAGTATGGCACGTTCTCCGTCGAGATGCTCGCCTACCTCTGGCTGGCCATCGAATCCAACAAGTCGCTCATCTTCGCCGGCGGGACGGCGGCCGGCAAGACCACGTCGATGAACGCGCTGGCGATGTTCCTCCCGCCTCGGTCGAAGGTGCTCTCCATCGAGGACACCCGCGAGCTGTCGCTGTATCACGACAACTGGCTCTCCT
The Haloarcula sp. CBA1129 genome window above contains:
- a CDS encoding type II/IV secretion system ATPase subunit gives rise to the protein MSNPESPEPGDFVSDPLGHIQSWLSRTATVLSGSAVPTANYDPSRHGALVEFDGLDGYNEVERYWLNAPFAFASINHDPDRDEHLYQVVEPSLTDFERELLDRLFEDIRIPLIYRDDVDTDPERVLKEELEARLEEYGVVIEPETFYRLFYYLHRSFQGYGHIDPLMHDPDIEDISCDGANLPIFVYHDGYTDIETSIVYDADELNDFVIQLAQRSGRHVSVSDPVVSTTLPDGSRIELALGEEVTPRGSAFTIRKYADEPFTPIELLEYGTFSVEMLAYLWLAIESNKSLIFAGGTAAGKTTSMNALAMFLPPRSKVLSIEDTRELSLYHDNWLSSVTRERLGDSDITMYDLLRSALRHRPEYIIVGEVRGEEAITLFQAMNTGHTTFSTMHADSVQTVINRLENEPINVPRPMVQSLDILCVQVLARSGDERVRRAKTLAEIEGIDQRTGELDYSTTYNWRATEDRFSENNSELLDEIREERGWSQSELLTELRNRQQFLRYLQSEGITDYRKFTAMVNKYYADKAQVMANIDDGAIA